AATGAGGATGGTTCAGAACTGACATCCCGTCAAATCATTAAGCGAATGGGATACAGGGATACAGTGAGTACTTTAGATTACTTAAAAAGCCGTAATACGTTCGAAGACAAAGAAGGAGCAATCCTTCCACATGACCGCTTTTCAGGTACAGTAGTAAAAGAACGTTAAAACGGGAAAATACTCCTATTAGTGAAGGTGCCAGTCCCATCATGCTTCACCGTATCAGGGGACAGAGGCTTGATGTTCTGATCCCTTATGTACCAACGGTTTGAACGGTTAGTGCCAGAGCTTTATTACAGTAAAATTCTGGGGGACTGGCACCGTGCCAGTCCCCTTATCCTTCACCGCATCGGGGGACAGAGACTCAACGCTTTGAGCCCTTATGTATCAACGGTTTGAATGGCTGGTGCCAAAGCTTTAATACGGTAAAATTCTGGGGGACAGGCACCTCGCTCGGCCGCACACTTATGGCACCTTTCCCGCATTAAGTTCGTCTAAGCTCTTGAGAATACACAGACAGTTGAGGTATTCTTAAACGTATAATTCAAACTTAAGGCTGTGATAAACATGCGTATTAATAAATTCATCAGCGAATCTGGCAAGGCGTCCAGACGGGGTGCAGACAGGCTGATTGAAGAAGGCCGGGTCATGATCAATGGCAAGAAAGCGAAAATTGGGGACAGGGTTGAGCCCGGGGACGATGTCCGGGTAAGCGGAGACCAGATCCAGGTGTCCAGAAACAATGTGTATATCGCTTTAAATAAACCGATCGGCATCACCAGCACCACTGAAAAAAATGTAAAGGGCAACATTGTGGATTTGGTCAATCACCCTTTAAGAATTTATAATGTTGGACGTCTGGATAAGGAATCCGAAGGCTTGATTCTTTTGACAAATGATGGGGATATCGTGAACGAAATTCTGCGTGCTGAAAACGAGCATGAAAAAGAATACATCGTTTCCGTGGACAAGCCGATTACTCCGGAGTTTATAGAAAAGATGGCAAGCGGTGTGAAAATTTTAGGAACGAAAACACTTCCGTGTGAAGTGGAGCAACTTTCAAAATTTGACTTTAAAATCATCCTGAAGCAGGGATTGAACCGCCAAATCCGCCGGATGTGCGAAGAGCTCGGCTACGAGGTTTTCAGGCTGCAGAGGGTCCGGATCATGAATATCCATTTAGGAAACCTTCCCCCTGGACAATGGAGAGATCTATCGAAAAAAGAAAAAAATCAGTTATTCAGTGAATTAAATTACTACCCGAAAGAATGGTAACCAAAAAGGATGAGCCAAGCTAGAAACAGCTTGGACTCATCCTTTTTTTTTAGACCGTCATTTTCCAGCTGGACCGTGCCAGCCAGCCTTCATCTTCCTTATAGTCCGGAATCATTTTCCCAACAAGACGCCAAAAGGAGCGGTCATGATTAAGATGGACCATGTGGCACATTTCGTGAACGACCACGTAGTCGATCACTCTCGGCGGCGCCATTGCGAGCCGCCAGTTAAAGGTTAACCGCAGCTCCGAATCACACGTTCCCCAAGTCGTTTTACTATCCGTAATGCGGATGGAACGGGGCTTTGTTTTGAAGTGCTTTTGATGAGCGGTGATCCGCTTTTCCACCAAAGCCTTGCACTGCTGATAATAAAACCGTTTTAACGCCTGTTTTATTTTTTCATCCTCGAGCTGGCTCATGACTACTTGCAGCTCTTCCCCTTTAAAGAGGACATGATCCTGCTCCGCCTGCAGATCATGATGAATCTTTAAGGAGTAGACTTTTCCTAAATAAAGAAAGCTCTCTCCCTGCTCATACATCTTCACCTGAGGACCCAGCAGACGTTCCTTGTTTTCTTTTACTTTTTGCTGAATCCGATTCCAGTTTTCCTCCACTACTCTCAGCACGGATTCGTCCGGAGTGCCTTTTGGGGCCTGGATTTCCACATTTCCATAACCATCTACATAAATGCCTATGGTCGAACGCTTTTTGTATCGGACGTCAAAGCTTATCGTTTCACCTGAATACGTATGAATCATGTTTTCCGCCGTTCCTATCCTCGATATTTAACCGCTAATCCTTTTAAGAAATTACGGGCATATTTATCTCCGCATTCTTTATAGTTTTTGTGGCCTTCTTTCCTTAACAAGGCGCCAAGTTCACCCTTTGTTACCGTGACTCCGGCAAGTTCTAACACCTCAAGCATATCCTCCGCTGTTAAGGATAAAGCGATTTTCACCTTTTTTAACAGGACATTATTGGGATGTATGAGTGTCATTTCAGGTTTTTCAGGCTGTCCTTGCTGATTTTCCTGCTTTCCTCTTTTAAACACAATAAGGCCGTTTAAAAATGACTCGAACATGAACGGACTGCACGGGATGTGATTGTCATCATCCTCTTCATCACTCGATTTAGTAAGGATTTTGCCAATATCTTCTCTCGCAAATTCAATGCCGCCGTATCCAAAGATCTCTTCCACCTCAGAATTTCTCAAATCAAGTGCATATCGTAAACGTATTAAGCGATCATTATTATCCATATTGTTCGTTATCTCCTGTTAATTGACTGCTTTCGGAACAGTCAATCGCGTATTTTCATTCTTAAAACATTAGTCTAACACGATGAAAGTCAGTTTTATATAGAGGTCCTCACGAAACAGGATTGACATTTTCTTCAATTTGGATATACTGTTACAAAACATATCGAAATTCAAGGACTGGGAGAGTATCTGTTAACTGACGTCAAAGCGAGCCGGGGCGGTGAAAGCCGGTACTGCGTTAACAGGGAAACGGACCCACGAGAATGGCTTCTGAACGCTTATAGTAGGAGGCCACGGCTAAAAACCGTTATTTTGCTAAAGTGGTTAAACAGATGTTTAACAACAAGAGTGGTACCGCGAATGCTTAAGCCTTCGTCTCTTTTACAGAGACGGAGGCTTTTCTATTTTGAAGGAGGGATCAAATGATTAGCCAAGTAATTGCAGGCAGCATGGAAAATGCGGTTAAAAGTCTTTTTACAGAGCTCGGTCTCGTCTATACCGAGGATCTAAAGATTCACATTGAGCAGCCTGCCAATCTGGAGCATGGAGATTATTCCACTAATATTGCGATGCAGCTCGCTAAATCCCTGCGCAAAGCGCCGATTGTCATTGCCGGGATACTAAAAGATAAGCTGGAGGAGGGCGGCAGCGCAAATCACCTGGTGAGCAAAATTGACATTGCACCCCCGGGATTTATCAATCTGTATATAGATTGGAAACAATGGGCTAAAGAAGAATTCGCCCTGCCTATGAATACAGGTGAAAAGGCCGTGATTGAGCATACATCCATCAATCCGAACAAGTCCGCACATATCGGCCATCTGAGAAATTCATGCATTGGCGATGTCCTCGTCCGCCTTTTGAAAAGAACCGGATACGATGTCGAGGTGCACAACTATATTGATGACTTAGGAAATCAGCTGGCAGATACGGTTGTAGGCATTTTGAACATCGCTGAGAAAAAGGAGCACTCCCGTTTTGGAGACTTTTGCTGGGATATCTACTCGAAGGTCAATAAAGAGTACGAAAAGAATCCGCCTCTGCTGGAACAGCGGACGAACATTCTGCACGCCATTGAAGAAGGAAAGGATAATCTATCGTGGGTCGGTTCCCTTGTTGCTGAGCGGATTGTCCGTGAGCATCTTGAAGAAATGAATGAATTCGGCATAGGCTATGACCTGCTCGTGTGGGAAAGCAATATTGTGAGGGAGGGATTTTGGGCTTC
The Metabacillus sp. FJAT-52054 genome window above contains:
- a CDS encoding SprT family zinc-dependent metalloprotease produces the protein MIHTYSGETISFDVRYKKRSTIGIYVDGYGNVEIQAPKGTPDESVLRVVEENWNRIQQKVKENKERLLGPQVKMYEQGESFLYLGKVYSLKIHHDLQAEQDHVLFKGEELQVVMSQLEDEKIKQALKRFYYQQCKALVEKRITAHQKHFKTKPRSIRITDSKTTWGTCDSELRLTFNWRLAMAPPRVIDYVVVHEMCHMVHLNHDRSFWRLVGKMIPDYKEDEGWLARSSWKMTV
- the rluF gene encoding 23S rRNA pseudouridine(2604) synthase RluF, which produces MRINKFISESGKASRRGADRLIEEGRVMINGKKAKIGDRVEPGDDVRVSGDQIQVSRNNVYIALNKPIGITSTTEKNVKGNIVDLVNHPLRIYNVGRLDKESEGLILLTNDGDIVNEILRAENEHEKEYIVSVDKPITPEFIEKMASGVKILGTKTLPCEVEQLSKFDFKIILKQGLNRQIRRMCEELGYEVFRLQRVRIMNIHLGNLPPGQWRDLSKKEKNQLFSELNYYPKEW
- a CDS encoding DUF1456 family protein, which translates into the protein MDNNDRLIRLRYALDLRNSEVEEIFGYGGIEFAREDIGKILTKSSDEEDDDNHIPCSPFMFESFLNGLIVFKRGKQENQQGQPEKPEMTLIHPNNVLLKKVKIALSLTAEDMLEVLELAGVTVTKGELGALLRKEGHKNYKECGDKYARNFLKGLAVKYRG